One genomic segment of Streptomyces sp. RKND-216 includes these proteins:
- a CDS encoding succinate dehydrogenase, with the protein MALVTRERRPSLAGMLWRSTVGKKAVMAVTGLAMLLYLVAHMLGNLKVFLGPGDMNGYAHWLRTIGEPFLGPGWFLWLARVALVAAVVAHGVAAYQLSRRDLAARPVGYAHRRRRASYATRTMRWGGIILALFVVWHVLDLTTGTVHPGFEQGRPHQNVVNTFSTWYGNVVYSVAMLAVGLHVRHGFWSAAQTLGANRPHLDRALRRAADVLAVALTAGFLAVPIGVMTGVVS; encoded by the coding sequence ATGGCACTGGTGACGCGGGAGCGAAGGCCCTCCCTGGCGGGCATGCTGTGGCGTTCGACCGTCGGGAAGAAGGCCGTGATGGCTGTGACCGGCCTGGCGATGCTGCTGTACCTGGTCGCGCACATGCTGGGGAACCTCAAGGTGTTCCTCGGTCCCGGGGACATGAACGGCTACGCGCACTGGCTGCGGACGATCGGGGAGCCGTTCCTGGGGCCCGGCTGGTTCCTGTGGTTGGCGCGAGTGGCGCTGGTGGCCGCAGTCGTCGCGCACGGCGTGGCCGCGTACCAGCTGAGCCGCCGGGACCTGGCCGCGAGGCCGGTGGGGTACGCGCACCGGCGGCGCCGGGCGAGCTACGCGACGAGGACGATGCGCTGGGGCGGGATCATCCTGGCGCTGTTCGTGGTGTGGCACGTGCTGGACCTGACGACGGGGACGGTGCACCCCGGGTTCGAGCAGGGCCGTCCCCACCAGAACGTCGTGAACACCTTCTCCACCTGGTACGGCAACGTCGTCTACAGCGTGGCGATGCTCGCGGTGGGGCTGCACGTGCGGCACGGCTTCTGGAGCGCGGCGCAGACGCTGGGGGCGAACCGGCCGCACCTGGACCGTGCGCTCAGGCGCGCCGCGGACGTGCTCGCGGTGGCGCTGACCGCCGGGTTCCTCGCCGTACCGATCGGTGTGATGACGGGAGTCGTGAGCTGA
- a CDS encoding LysR family transcriptional regulator: MQLQQLRYFTAVAETRHFTRAAARELVAQPSLSQQIRALEKELGAELFHRARGHISLTDAGEVLLPLARRILADTETARREVQEVARLRRGRVRLGAPPSLCAGFVPDVLSTFRARYPGVDLVVHESGSQDLVRVLAAGELDLALVITPLAGPAPALTTTELLTEELVVVSAPGTGFPHRRRLRIDDLRDRPLVMFRRGYDLRDLTVSACRAAGFDPVFAVEGGEMDAVLGFVRAGLGVAVVPGMVAARSGLRRTPLAPPGLHRTVSVAHRSDVSPPRAARELQRILTEHGHSRT, from the coding sequence ATGCAGCTCCAGCAGCTCCGCTACTTCACCGCCGTCGCGGAGACCCGGCACTTCACCCGCGCCGCGGCCCGCGAACTCGTGGCCCAGCCCTCGCTCTCCCAGCAGATCCGTGCGCTGGAGAAGGAACTCGGCGCCGAACTGTTCCACCGCGCCCGCGGCCACATCTCGCTCACCGACGCGGGTGAGGTCCTGCTCCCGCTGGCCCGCCGCATCCTCGCCGACACCGAGACCGCCCGCCGCGAGGTCCAGGAGGTCGCCCGGCTCCGCCGCGGCCGCGTCCGACTCGGCGCCCCGCCCAGCCTGTGCGCGGGCTTCGTCCCGGACGTGCTCAGCACCTTCCGCGCCCGCTACCCGGGTGTCGACCTCGTCGTCCACGAAAGCGGCTCGCAGGACCTGGTGCGCGTGCTGGCCGCCGGAGAGCTCGACCTCGCCCTCGTCATCACCCCGCTCGCCGGGCCCGCCCCGGCGCTGACGACCACCGAACTCCTCACCGAGGAACTCGTCGTCGTCTCCGCACCCGGCACCGGCTTCCCCCACCGGCGCCGCCTGCGCATCGACGACCTGCGCGACCGGCCCCTGGTGATGTTCCGCCGCGGCTACGACCTGCGCGACCTCACCGTCTCCGCGTGCCGTGCCGCCGGATTCGACCCGGTGTTCGCCGTGGAGGGCGGCGAGATGGACGCCGTCCTCGGCTTCGTCCGCGCCGGCCTCGGCGTCGCCGTCGTCCCCGGCATGGTCGCCGCCCGCTCCGGCCTGCGCCGCACCCCGCTCGCCCCGCCCGGCCTGCACCGCACCGTCTCCGTAGCCCACCGCAGCGACGTCTCACCGCCCCGTGCCGCCCGCGAACTCCAGCGGATCCTCACCGAGCACGGTCACAGCCGCACGTAG
- a CDS encoding HAD family phosphatase gives MPFDAVLCDIDNVIRYYDHTELARLEEAEGLEPGTTAKVAFSDGVDGPLLRGEITKSQWRESIVRGLTGQVPEDTARRLVRAFGRTPTRADETVVELLRRAQRHVPVVLVTNATRELAEELEPLGLLAHFGDRIVNSALVGVAKPDRRIYLRAAELAGVPPERCVFVDDRAENVEAAAAMGMTGVHFRGVEDLARALEGLPG, from the coding sequence ATGCCTTTCGACGCCGTGCTGTGCGACATCGACAACGTGATCCGGTACTACGACCACACCGAACTGGCGCGGCTGGAGGAGGCCGAAGGGCTGGAACCGGGGACGACGGCGAAGGTCGCGTTCTCCGACGGGGTCGACGGGCCCCTGCTGCGCGGCGAGATCACCAAGAGCCAGTGGCGGGAGTCGATCGTCCGGGGGCTCACCGGGCAGGTGCCGGAGGATACGGCGCGGAGGCTGGTCCGGGCGTTCGGACGAACGCCGACACGGGCGGACGAGACGGTCGTGGAGCTGCTGCGACGGGCGCAGCGACACGTGCCGGTGGTGCTGGTGACCAACGCGACGCGCGAGCTGGCGGAGGAGCTGGAGCCGTTGGGGCTGCTGGCGCACTTCGGTGACCGGATCGTCAACAGCGCGCTGGTGGGGGTGGCGAAGCCCGACCGGCGGATCTACCTGCGGGCGGCGGAGCTGGCGGGGGTGCCCCCGGAGCGGTGTGTGTTCGTCGACGACCGGGCGGAGAACGTCGAGGCGGCGGCCGCGATGGGGATGACCGGTGTGCACTTCCGCGGGGTGGAGGACCTGGCGCGGGCGCTGGAAGGGCTACCGGGGTGA
- a CDS encoding acyl carrier protein → MTVAFNLLMQILMETFGLPKQNLHPDATFAELEMDSLSLTELSVLIEERTGLSVPPFPVKITLTEAADLIDDAADAYLDRMAAAEQEQQRVEAARARA, encoded by the coding sequence ATGACCGTGGCCTTCAACCTGCTGATGCAGATCCTCATGGAGACCTTCGGCCTCCCCAAGCAGAACCTGCACCCCGACGCCACCTTCGCCGAGCTCGAGATGGACTCGCTGTCGCTCACCGAGCTGAGCGTGCTCATTGAGGAGCGCACCGGCCTGTCCGTGCCGCCGTTCCCGGTCAAGATCACGCTCACCGAGGCCGCCGACCTGATCGACGACGCGGCCGACGCGTACCTGGACCGCATGGCCGCCGCCGAGCAGGAGCAGCAGCGCGTCGAAGCCGCCCGCGCGAGGGCCTGA
- a CDS encoding glycine betaine ABC transporter substrate-binding protein, giving the protein MGSKEFTEQKILGSITQYALRAAGARTKDQTGLSGSTIVRGALESREIDMYWEYSGTGWTQYLGHDRPVEGAREQFRRTAAEDREKNGVVWLGPTRFGNQYALARASDVTGDLADVDELSDLRQYGAAHPEEMTLCGAAEFLDRELRAIQKTYDVGFPAPQVYQNALALNYVNVAKGSPCTFAEVFTTDARIESLDLTVVKDDRYHFTTELAALTVREETLKKHPELEQLAQRLGKKLTEDTMIELNGMVDLEGRSTDEAALHFLREHGFIGGP; this is encoded by the coding sequence GTGGGATCGAAGGAGTTCACCGAGCAGAAGATCCTCGGCAGCATCACGCAGTACGCGCTGCGTGCGGCGGGCGCCCGGACGAAGGACCAGACCGGGCTGAGCGGTTCGACCATCGTTCGCGGCGCACTGGAGAGCCGCGAGATCGACATGTACTGGGAGTACTCCGGCACCGGCTGGACGCAGTACCTCGGCCACGACCGGCCCGTGGAGGGCGCCCGGGAGCAGTTCCGCCGCACCGCGGCGGAGGACCGGGAGAAGAACGGCGTGGTGTGGCTCGGACCGACCCGCTTCGGCAACCAGTACGCGCTCGCGCGGGCGAGCGACGTCACCGGCGACCTCGCGGACGTCGACGAGCTGAGCGACCTGCGGCAGTACGGTGCCGCGCACCCGGAGGAGATGACGCTCTGCGGGGCGGCGGAGTTCCTGGACCGCGAGCTGCGGGCGATACAGAAGACGTACGACGTCGGTTTCCCGGCGCCTCAGGTCTACCAGAACGCGCTGGCGCTCAACTACGTCAACGTCGCGAAGGGCAGCCCGTGCACCTTCGCGGAGGTCTTCACCACCGACGCGCGCATCGAGTCCCTGGACCTGACGGTGGTGAAGGACGACCGGTACCACTTCACCACGGAGCTGGCCGCGCTGACGGTGCGTGAGGAGACGCTGAAGAAGCACCCGGAGCTGGAGCAGCTCGCACAGCGACTGGGCAAGAAGCTGACCGAGGACACGATGATCGAGCTCAACGGCATGGTGGACCTGGAGGGCCGCTCTACCGACGAGGCGGCGCTGCACTTCCTGCGGGAGCACGGCTTCATCGGCGGGCCGTGA
- a CDS encoding phenylalanine--tRNA ligase beta subunit-related protein: MTAEAQHWLDAVRIDAAVFALRPDYRSLVVVAEGLRPGPSDETGERHLAAAEKRARDLLGGLPPEEHPHLAAWQEAFRAFGAKPRRTRPSAEALLRRLDDGLPRIDRLTDVYNAVSVAHLVPLGGEDLDHYRGPARLVRADGSEPFEVVAGGEPTVEHPRPGEVVWRDDAGVTCRRWNWRQCARTRLTHETTRAFFVLDALGAMTDDALHAAGEALVEALADGSPGAAFASRVVTG; this comes from the coding sequence GTGACCGCCGAAGCACAGCACTGGCTCGACGCTGTCCGTATCGACGCGGCCGTCTTCGCGCTGCGCCCCGACTACCGCTCGCTCGTCGTGGTCGCCGAGGGCCTGCGGCCCGGACCGAGCGACGAGACGGGCGAACGGCATCTGGCGGCGGCCGAGAAGCGGGCCCGCGACCTGCTGGGCGGCCTCCCGCCCGAGGAGCACCCGCACCTCGCCGCCTGGCAGGAGGCGTTCCGGGCCTTCGGGGCCAAGCCCCGGCGCACCCGCCCCAGCGCGGAGGCGCTGCTGCGCCGGCTGGACGACGGCCTGCCCCGCATCGACCGGCTCACCGACGTGTACAACGCCGTCTCGGTGGCGCACCTGGTGCCGCTCGGCGGCGAGGACCTCGACCACTATCGCGGTCCGGCCCGGCTGGTCCGGGCCGACGGCAGCGAGCCGTTCGAGGTCGTCGCCGGCGGCGAGCCGACCGTCGAACACCCCCGCCCGGGTGAGGTGGTGTGGCGGGACGACGCGGGTGTCACCTGCCGCCGGTGGAACTGGCGCCAGTGCGCCCGCACCCGACTCACGCACGAGACGACCCGCGCCTTCTTCGTGCTTGACGCGCTCGGCGCCATGACCGACGACGCGCTGCACGCCGCCGGTGAGGCGCTGGTCGAAGCGCTGGCCGACGGCAGCCCCGGCGCCGCGTTCGCCTCCCGGGTCGTCACCGGCTGA
- a CDS encoding type 1 glutamine amidotransferase: MSDPAGIPRVLVVQNGPDGGPGRFGAWLTEAGLALDVAHGYRAEGPPVPEELSQQAVVVLGGGYLPDADDRAPWLARTRALVTRALEREVPVFGICLGGQLLAQVAGGTVRGEHGAPEVGSTALTLRAEAGEDVLFRGLPERCTAIENHVDAITALPPGAPWLVESEHCPYQAFRVGERAWGVQFHPEASAAQTRGWDPERLRRLGFDPDDVPAGAERDEAAATPVWREVARRFAGVVHAAA, from the coding sequence ATGAGCGATCCTGCGGGGATACCCCGTGTGCTGGTGGTACAGAACGGCCCGGACGGCGGTCCGGGCCGTTTCGGCGCGTGGCTGACCGAGGCCGGGCTGGCGCTGGACGTGGCGCACGGCTACCGGGCGGAGGGTCCACCGGTGCCGGAAGAGCTCTCCCAGCAGGCGGTGGTGGTGCTGGGCGGCGGCTACCTGCCGGACGCCGACGACCGCGCGCCCTGGCTGGCGCGGACACGTGCGCTGGTGACGCGGGCACTCGAGCGGGAGGTGCCGGTGTTCGGCATCTGCCTAGGCGGGCAGTTGCTGGCGCAGGTCGCGGGCGGCACGGTCCGCGGGGAGCACGGGGCGCCGGAAGTCGGCAGCACCGCGCTGACGCTGCGCGCGGAGGCCGGTGAGGACGTGCTGTTCCGCGGCCTGCCCGAACGTTGCACCGCGATCGAGAACCACGTGGACGCCATCACCGCGCTGCCGCCGGGCGCGCCGTGGCTGGTGGAGAGCGAGCACTGCCCGTACCAGGCGTTCCGGGTCGGCGAGCGGGCCTGGGGCGTGCAGTTCCACCCCGAGGCGAGCGCCGCGCAGACCCGCGGCTGGGACCCGGAGCGGCTGCGCCGGCTGGGGTTCGACCCGGACGACGTCCCGGCGGGGGCGGAGCGTGACGAGGCGGCAGCGACACCGGTGTGGCGCGAGGTCGCGCGGCGATTCGCCGGCGTGGTGCACGCGGCGGCTTAG
- a CDS encoding TIGR03085 family metal-binding protein, with translation MSTHARRERLLLADLLESAGPEAETLCGDWRTRDLAAHLVVRERRADAAGGIVLKPLAARLERVQAEFRDKPYEELIQLIRTGPPKFSPFSLKQVDEAANVVEFFVHAEDVRRAQPDWTPREIDPVFADALWRRLETVARLSGRRSPVGLVLRRPNGQTVVAHKGTPVVTVSGEPAELLLFAYGRQRVARVETEGDKDAVARVLEAELGLGDSQA, from the coding sequence ATGTCGACTCATGCCAGGCGGGAACGTCTGCTTCTCGCCGACCTGCTGGAGAGTGCCGGGCCGGAGGCCGAGACGCTGTGCGGCGACTGGCGGACACGTGATCTCGCCGCGCACCTGGTGGTGCGCGAGCGGCGCGCAGACGCCGCGGGCGGGATCGTCCTCAAGCCGCTTGCCGCGCGTCTGGAGAGGGTGCAGGCCGAGTTCCGGGACAAGCCGTACGAGGAGCTGATCCAGCTCATCCGCACCGGCCCGCCGAAGTTCTCCCCGTTCTCACTGAAGCAGGTCGACGAGGCGGCGAACGTGGTGGAGTTCTTCGTGCACGCGGAGGACGTCCGCCGGGCGCAGCCGGACTGGACGCCGCGCGAGATCGATCCGGTGTTCGCCGACGCGCTGTGGCGCCGGTTGGAGACCGTCGCACGGCTGTCCGGGCGCCGCTCGCCGGTCGGCTTGGTCCTGCGCCGCCCCAACGGCCAGACCGTGGTGGCGCACAAGGGCACCCCGGTGGTCACGGTGAGCGGTGAGCCGGCGGAGCTGCTGCTGTTCGCCTACGGGCGGCAGCGGGTGGCCCGGGTCGAGACGGAGGGCGACAAGGACGCCGTGGCCCGGGTGCTGGAGGCGGAGCTGGGCCTGGGAGACTCCCAGGCATGA
- the hisI gene encoding phosphoribosyl-AMP cyclohydrolase: MTRVPADSSALDPAVAARLRRNADGLVPAIAQQYDTGEVLMLGWMDDEALHRTLTTGRCTYWSRSRGEYWVKGDTSGHVQHVKSVALDCDGDTVLVRVDQTGAACHTGDRTCFDAAPLPVTADG, from the coding sequence ATGACCCGCGTCCCCGCCGACTCCTCCGCACTCGACCCCGCCGTGGCCGCCCGCCTCCGCCGCAACGCCGACGGGCTGGTCCCCGCCATCGCCCAGCAGTACGACACCGGCGAGGTGCTGATGCTCGGCTGGATGGACGACGAGGCCCTGCACCGCACCCTCACCACCGGCCGCTGCACCTACTGGTCGCGCAGCCGCGGGGAATACTGGGTCAAGGGCGACACGTCGGGCCACGTCCAGCATGTCAAGTCCGTGGCCCTGGACTGCGACGGCGATACCGTCCTGGTCAGGGTCGACCAGACCGGCGCCGCCTGCCACACCGGCGACCGCACTTGCTTCGACGCCGCGCCCCTGCCCGTCACCGCCGACGGCTGA
- a CDS encoding anthranilate synthase component I — MTTPDLDTFRQLAKDRRVIPVTRRLLADGDTPVGLYRKLAGSRAGTFLLESAENGRTWSRYSFVGVRSAATLTVRDGRAHWLGDPPAGVPTDGDPLHALRATVEALHTPRDLHESGELPPFTGGMVGYLGYDVVRRLERIGDSTRDDLRLPELTMQLASDLAVLDHRDGTVLLIANAINHNDLDTGVDEAYHDAVARLDAMAADLDRPAPAGAATLPPSALPEQVSRTGGGATYRAAVEDIKERIRAGEAFQVVPSQRFETPCQASALDVYRALRTTNPSPYMYLFRFAGEADDGGAGGFDVVGSSPEALVKVEDGQALMHPIAGTRPRGATPQRDTALADELLADPKERAEHLMLVDLGRNDLGRVCRPGSVEVVDFMSIERYSHVMHIVSTVTGRLAPDRTAFDALTACFPAGTLSGAPKPRALQIIEELETTRRGVYGGCVGYLDFAGDADTAIAIRTAVLRDGTAYVQAGAGVVADSDPAAEDTECQNKAAAVLRAVHTAAHLGGAPRAAGPGGSVGP, encoded by the coding sequence ATGACCACTCCGGACCTCGACACCTTTCGCCAGCTCGCCAAGGACCGCCGCGTCATCCCCGTCACCCGCCGGCTCCTCGCCGACGGCGACACGCCCGTAGGCCTGTACCGCAAGCTCGCCGGTTCACGCGCCGGCACCTTCCTCCTGGAGTCCGCCGAGAACGGCCGCACCTGGTCCCGGTACTCCTTCGTCGGTGTCCGCAGCGCCGCCACTCTCACCGTCCGCGACGGCCGCGCCCACTGGCTCGGCGACCCGCCCGCCGGCGTCCCCACCGACGGCGATCCGCTGCACGCGCTGCGCGCCACCGTCGAGGCCCTGCACACCCCGCGCGACCTCCACGAGAGCGGCGAACTCCCGCCGTTCACCGGCGGTATGGTCGGCTATCTCGGCTACGACGTCGTACGCCGCCTGGAGCGGATCGGCGACAGCACCCGCGACGACCTGCGCCTCCCCGAGCTCACCATGCAGCTCGCCTCCGACCTCGCCGTGCTCGACCACCGCGACGGCACCGTGCTGCTCATCGCCAACGCCATCAACCACAACGACCTCGACACCGGCGTCGACGAGGCCTACCACGACGCCGTGGCCCGCCTCGACGCGATGGCTGCCGACCTCGACCGCCCCGCACCCGCGGGCGCCGCGACCCTGCCGCCCTCCGCCCTTCCCGAGCAGGTCTCCCGTACCGGCGGAGGCGCCACCTACCGCGCGGCCGTGGAGGACATCAAGGAACGCATCCGTGCCGGGGAGGCCTTCCAGGTCGTCCCCTCACAGCGCTTCGAGACCCCCTGCCAGGCCTCCGCCCTCGACGTCTACCGCGCCCTGCGCACCACCAACCCCAGCCCGTACATGTACCTGTTCCGCTTCGCCGGGGAGGCGGACGACGGGGGCGCGGGCGGCTTCGACGTCGTCGGCTCCAGCCCGGAGGCGCTGGTCAAGGTCGAGGACGGGCAGGCCCTGATGCACCCCATCGCCGGCACCAGGCCGCGCGGCGCCACCCCGCAGCGCGACACCGCACTCGCCGACGAACTCCTCGCCGACCCCAAGGAACGCGCCGAACACCTCATGCTCGTCGACCTCGGCCGCAACGACCTCGGCCGCGTCTGCCGGCCGGGCAGCGTCGAGGTCGTCGACTTCATGTCCATCGAGCGGTACAGCCACGTGATGCACATCGTCTCCACCGTCACCGGCCGCCTCGCCCCCGACCGCACCGCCTTCGACGCCCTCACCGCCTGCTTCCCCGCCGGCACTCTCTCCGGCGCCCCCAAGCCCCGCGCGCTCCAGATCATCGAGGAACTCGAGACCACCCGCCGCGGCGTCTACGGGGGCTGCGTCGGCTACCTCGACTTCGCCGGCGACGCCGACACCGCCATCGCCATCCGGACCGCAGTCCTCCGCGACGGCACCGCCTACGTGCAGGCCGGGGCCGGTGTCGTCGCCGACTCCGACCCCGCCGCCGAGGACACCGAATGCCAGAACAAGGCCGCCGCCGTGCTGCGTGCCGTGCACACCGCCGCACACCTCGGGGGCGCCCCCCGGGCCGCCGGCCCCGGCGGTAGCGTGGGCCCGTGA